From Arthrobacter sp. FW306-2-2C-D06B, a single genomic window includes:
- a CDS encoding bifunctional sugar phosphate isomerase/epimerase/4-hydroxyphenylpyruvate dioxygenase family protein: protein MRTGIATVCLSGTLKEKMQACAIAGFDGIEIFEQDLVTSPLSPEDVRKMAADLGLGLDLYQPFRDFDSVSEELLQENLRRADAKFKLMSRLGMDTILVCTNVGTATIDDDDLRAGQLSRLAELAGNHGVKVAYEALAWGKYVNDYEHAHRLVGTVDHPNLGTCLDSFHILSRDWDTAPIEAIKPEKIFFVQVADAPKLSMDVLSWSRHYRVFPGEGQFELAKFMGHVARAGYSGPVSLEVFNDVFRQSDVERTAVDAMRSLIWLEEQSAKWLDANAVSLTPGPSGGDSLANAAGRRRYPMELATLPKVAEPAGFNFAEVKTDEPAQLETLLGQLGFEFDGRHRTKDVQLWSMGQARVIINEQAPSHSEPAIAALGFDVDSPVIASARAQQLKAPVVPRKVQADEEVFQGIAAPDSTEIFLCQGSPDGTAAWTHEFGEGLEHPSAGAQAVIDHVNLAQPWQHFDEAVLFYTSALALEPQPFAEVPSPSGLVRSQVMLTSDRAVRLVLNLAPVLQQDPGQQGPGQQGNGARKSYQEHIAFAVDDLVATARAAQARGLDFLQIPANYYEDLDARFALDPAFLATLKELNLLYDRDANGEFLHFYTATVGSVFFEMVERRGNYDGYGAPNAPVRHAVQYDSLHARHMHR from the coding sequence ATGCGCACGGGAATCGCGACAGTCTGCCTCTCCGGCACGCTCAAGGAAAAGATGCAGGCCTGTGCGATCGCGGGATTCGACGGCATCGAGATCTTCGAACAGGACCTCGTCACTTCGCCGCTCAGCCCGGAGGATGTGCGGAAGATGGCCGCGGACCTCGGACTCGGCCTGGATCTATACCAGCCGTTCCGCGACTTCGACAGCGTCTCCGAAGAACTCCTGCAGGAAAACCTGCGCCGGGCGGACGCCAAGTTCAAGCTCATGTCCCGCCTCGGCATGGACACCATCCTGGTGTGCACCAACGTGGGAACCGCCACGATCGACGACGACGACCTCCGGGCCGGGCAGCTCTCCCGCCTAGCGGAATTGGCCGGGAACCACGGAGTCAAAGTAGCGTACGAGGCCCTGGCCTGGGGCAAATACGTCAACGACTACGAGCACGCGCACCGCTTGGTGGGCACCGTGGACCACCCCAACCTGGGCACGTGCCTGGACTCCTTCCACATCCTTTCCCGCGACTGGGACACCGCGCCCATCGAGGCCATCAAGCCTGAAAAGATCTTCTTCGTCCAAGTGGCCGACGCGCCGAAGCTCTCCATGGATGTCCTGTCCTGGAGCCGGCATTACCGCGTGTTCCCGGGCGAAGGACAGTTCGAGCTGGCCAAGTTCATGGGCCACGTAGCCCGCGCGGGCTACTCCGGCCCGGTCTCGCTGGAGGTCTTCAACGACGTCTTCCGCCAATCCGATGTGGAGCGCACCGCCGTGGACGCGATGCGCTCGCTGATTTGGCTTGAGGAACAAAGCGCCAAATGGCTCGACGCGAATGCGGTATCCCTCACTCCGGGACCCTCCGGCGGTGACTCGCTCGCCAACGCTGCCGGCCGGCGTCGTTATCCCATGGAACTGGCCACGCTGCCCAAGGTGGCCGAACCGGCCGGGTTCAACTTCGCAGAGGTCAAGACCGATGAGCCCGCCCAGCTCGAGACGCTCCTGGGCCAGCTCGGCTTCGAATTCGACGGCCGGCACCGGACCAAGGACGTGCAGTTGTGGTCCATGGGGCAAGCACGCGTCATCATCAACGAACAGGCGCCGTCGCACAGTGAACCCGCCATTGCGGCGTTGGGGTTCGACGTCGACTCTCCTGTGATTGCCTCGGCCCGGGCCCAGCAACTCAAGGCCCCCGTGGTGCCGCGCAAAGTCCAGGCCGACGAGGAAGTGTTCCAAGGCATCGCCGCCCCGGACTCCACTGAGATCTTCCTTTGCCAAGGCAGCCCCGACGGGACGGCGGCATGGACGCATGAATTCGGCGAAGGACTCGAGCACCCTTCAGCGGGAGCGCAAGCCGTGATCGACCACGTGAACCTGGCCCAGCCCTGGCAGCACTTCGACGAAGCCGTCCTCTTCTACACGAGTGCCCTCGCATTGGAACCGCAGCCGTTCGCCGAGGTGCCAAGCCCTAGCGGCCTGGTGCGCTCACAGGTCATGCTGACGTCGGACCGAGCCGTGCGCCTCGTCCTGAACCTCGCTCCCGTGCTTCAACAGGACCCGGGCCAGCAAGGCCCCGGCCAGCAAGGCAACGGCGCCCGCAAGAGCTACCAGGAACACATCGCGTTCGCGGTGGACGACCTCGTGGCCACGGCGCGGGCGGCGCAGGCACGCGGACTCGACTTCCTGCAGATCCCGGCGAACTACTACGAGGACCTGGATGCGCGCTTCGCCCTGGATCCTGCCTTCCTCGCCACCCTCAAGGAACTGAACCTCCTCTATGACAGGGACGCCAACGGTGAATTCCTCCACTTCTACACCGCCACGGTGGGCAGCGTGTTCTTCGAAATGGTGGAACGCCGGGGCAACTACGACGGCTACGGCGCCCCCAACGCCCCCGTGCGGCATGCCGTCCAATACGACTCGCTCCACGCCCGCCACATGCACCGCTGA
- a CDS encoding MFS transporter: protein MSHTIPSTTPGTATAGTPKKAALASFLGSAVEYYDFFIFGSAAALIFPHVFFPSADANAAIMSFATFGFAYVARPIGAIILGHFGDRIGRQRVLMFTLVLMGGATFIIGCLPDFKSIGWWAPALLVFARLCQGLSAAGEQAGASSMTLEHAPDNRRSFFTSWTLTGTQGGQILAALVFIPVVALPDEIKYGIGWRIPFWLSAVVVLVAFFIRRTLHEPPAFAEAKKNNQIAKLPVADLLRLHWADVLRVICCAFISAVSTVFGTLAIAYAKDVAHVNSTITLWLVVAANVVALGTQPVFGRMADRIGRKPVFIYGAVASAIMTPVFLLTLESGNVPLMFLVSVVYFALGYAAANAVWPSFYGEMFSTKVRFSGLAIGTQIGFLMAGFAPTIVTAMGGTKAGGWVQISIFTGVICVIAAVSAMTARESFKTPTAELGLK, encoded by the coding sequence ATGAGTCACACGATCCCGTCTACGACGCCGGGCACTGCCACGGCAGGAACGCCGAAGAAGGCCGCCCTCGCCAGCTTCCTCGGCAGCGCCGTCGAGTACTACGACTTCTTCATCTTCGGTTCGGCCGCGGCCTTGATCTTCCCGCACGTCTTCTTCCCCAGCGCGGATGCCAACGCAGCCATCATGTCCTTCGCGACGTTCGGCTTCGCCTACGTGGCAAGGCCAATCGGAGCCATCATCCTGGGGCACTTCGGCGACCGCATCGGCCGCCAACGCGTCCTGATGTTCACCCTTGTACTTATGGGCGGTGCGACGTTCATCATCGGCTGCCTCCCCGATTTCAAGTCCATCGGATGGTGGGCTCCGGCGCTGCTGGTCTTCGCACGCCTCTGCCAGGGCCTCTCGGCCGCCGGTGAACAAGCCGGAGCTTCGTCCATGACCCTGGAACACGCTCCGGACAACCGCCGCTCCTTCTTTACTTCCTGGACCCTCACGGGAACCCAGGGCGGCCAGATCCTCGCAGCATTGGTCTTCATCCCCGTGGTCGCCCTCCCCGACGAGATCAAGTACGGCATCGGCTGGCGCATCCCGTTCTGGCTCAGCGCCGTGGTAGTCCTGGTCGCGTTCTTCATCCGTCGCACCCTGCATGAGCCGCCGGCGTTCGCCGAGGCCAAGAAGAACAACCAGATCGCCAAGCTTCCCGTCGCTGACCTCCTCCGGCTGCACTGGGCCGACGTCCTGCGCGTTATCTGCTGCGCCTTCATCTCCGCCGTGAGCACCGTCTTCGGCACCTTGGCGATTGCCTATGCCAAGGATGTGGCCCACGTCAACAGCACCATCACCTTGTGGCTCGTCGTGGCGGCAAACGTCGTCGCGCTCGGCACCCAGCCGGTCTTCGGCCGGATGGCTGACCGGATCGGCCGCAAGCCCGTCTTCATCTACGGCGCCGTCGCCAGCGCCATCATGACGCCGGTGTTCCTCCTGACGCTCGAGTCCGGAAACGTGCCGCTCATGTTCCTGGTCTCCGTGGTGTACTTCGCTCTCGGATACGCCGCTGCAAACGCGGTGTGGCCCTCCTTCTACGGCGAAATGTTCAGCACCAAGGTCCGTTTCTCCGGCTTGGCCATCGGCACGCAGATCGGCTTCCTCATGGCAGGCTTCGCCCCGACGATCGTCACCGCGATGGGCGGCACCAAGGCCGGCGGCTGGGTCCAGATCAGCATCTTCACCGGCGTCATCTGCGTCATCGCAGCTGTCTCCGCGATGACCGCCCGCGAATCCTTCAAGACCCCGACGGCGGAGCTCGGCCTGAAGTAG
- a CDS encoding GntP family permease, with protein sequence MNEFLNWLRHDTAGLLLLAGVGIALLLFLIIKVKVEPFIALVGTSVLVALAGGVSIDALVGSPIKSGDALIEKGFAGILGHITLIIGLGTVLGAILERSGGAEVLLGRLVKVFGEKGTPLAMGVTGFVLGIPVFFDIGIFVLAPLVYVAAVRGGKSLILYALPLLAGLSVTHAFLPPHPGPVAAAGLFHVELGWIIIMGLACGIPAWFASGILWGQWIGKRVQVAVPEDRVIPEAEEAVGHEPPMSVVALAIGLPMLLILGATFGNVFLPAGGFRDALVFFGNPAIALTVAVALSMWLLGTRRGMSAKDLSELSSASLKPVGMILLVVGAGAFFGAVLSATGVGNAVADSLAKAGLPVIVSAYVIACGMRLAQGSATVAIVTTGGILAPALTAGHYSQPQLALIVMAISSGSIIASHVNDGGFWIISKYFNMSVKDTLKTWTVLETVLSVVGFGMAALLYQFV encoded by the coding sequence ATGAATGAATTCCTGAACTGGCTGCGGCACGATACAGCCGGCCTGCTTCTCCTGGCGGGTGTGGGCATTGCCCTCCTGCTGTTTCTGATCATCAAGGTCAAGGTCGAACCGTTCATCGCCCTGGTGGGCACCAGCGTGCTCGTGGCGCTGGCGGGCGGAGTCAGCATCGACGCCCTTGTCGGCTCGCCCATCAAGAGCGGGGATGCCCTCATTGAGAAGGGCTTCGCCGGGATCCTCGGACACATCACCCTGATCATTGGCCTAGGTACCGTGCTCGGCGCCATCCTGGAACGCTCCGGGGGCGCGGAGGTCCTGCTGGGGAGGCTGGTGAAGGTCTTCGGCGAAAAGGGCACGCCTTTGGCCATGGGCGTCACAGGCTTTGTCCTGGGGATTCCGGTCTTCTTCGACATCGGCATTTTCGTGCTCGCGCCCCTCGTCTACGTTGCAGCGGTGCGCGGCGGGAAATCACTGATTTTGTATGCCTTGCCGCTCCTCGCCGGCCTTTCCGTGACCCACGCCTTCCTGCCGCCGCACCCCGGTCCCGTGGCCGCGGCCGGGCTGTTCCACGTGGAACTTGGCTGGATCATCATCATGGGCCTGGCCTGTGGCATCCCAGCTTGGTTCGCCTCCGGCATTCTCTGGGGCCAGTGGATCGGCAAGCGCGTGCAGGTGGCTGTTCCGGAGGACCGCGTGATCCCGGAGGCAGAGGAAGCCGTGGGCCACGAGCCGCCCATGAGCGTCGTTGCCCTTGCCATCGGGCTGCCGATGCTCCTGATCCTCGGCGCCACCTTCGGCAATGTCTTCCTGCCCGCAGGCGGCTTCCGCGATGCGCTGGTGTTCTTCGGCAACCCGGCCATTGCGCTCACCGTTGCCGTCGCACTCTCCATGTGGCTCCTCGGCACTCGTCGCGGCATGAGCGCAAAGGACCTCTCCGAACTCAGCTCTGCTTCGCTGAAGCCGGTCGGCATGATCCTGCTGGTGGTTGGAGCGGGCGCGTTCTTCGGTGCCGTACTCTCGGCAACCGGGGTAGGCAACGCCGTCGCGGACAGCCTGGCCAAGGCGGGGCTCCCCGTCATCGTGTCCGCGTACGTGATTGCCTGCGGCATGCGCCTTGCCCAGGGCTCGGCCACGGTGGCGATCGTGACGACCGGCGGCATCCTGGCTCCGGCGCTCACGGCCGGACACTATTCGCAACCGCAATTGGCCTTGATCGTGATGGCCATCTCCTCCGGTTCCATCATCGCCAGCCACGTCAACGACGGCGGATTCTGGATCATCTCCAAGTACTTCAACATGTCGGTCAAAGACACCCTGAAGACGTGGACCGTGCTGGAGACGGTGCTCTCCGTGGTGGGCTTCGGCATGGCGGCCCTGCTGTACCAATTCGTCTAG
- a CDS encoding bifunctional 4-hydroxy-2-oxoglutarate aldolase/2-dehydro-3-deoxy-phosphogluconate aldolase, translating into MTPEEFVEQLEADRTLAVVRAASIPDAAELCRALADGGIRSVELTFTTPDVLKHVRRAADTAAQHGAAVGIGTVMTAEQARAAIDAGAQFLVTPGLRPEVAAVAAAAGIPFSLGAMTPTEVAVALDLGSAAVKIFPARQLGPAYLKDLQGPYPGIRLLPSGGIDASNAKSYLDAGAAAVCCGTSVVPPAAVASGDWADISARASAFTATLK; encoded by the coding sequence ATGACTCCTGAAGAATTTGTCGAACAACTTGAAGCCGACCGCACGCTCGCCGTCGTTCGCGCTGCGTCCATCCCTGACGCCGCCGAGCTCTGCCGGGCCTTGGCCGACGGCGGCATCCGCAGCGTCGAACTGACGTTCACCACCCCCGATGTGCTGAAGCATGTGCGGCGGGCGGCGGATACCGCCGCGCAGCACGGCGCCGCCGTCGGGATCGGCACCGTGATGACGGCCGAACAGGCCAGGGCAGCGATCGACGCCGGCGCCCAGTTCCTGGTGACCCCTGGCCTTCGTCCCGAGGTTGCGGCGGTGGCCGCGGCAGCCGGTATTCCCTTCAGTTTGGGCGCCATGACACCCACCGAGGTTGCGGTGGCCCTCGACCTCGGTTCCGCCGCGGTCAAGATCTTCCCCGCCCGGCAGCTCGGCCCGGCCTACCTGAAGGATCTCCAGGGGCCCTACCCAGGCATCCGGCTCCTTCCCTCCGGCGGGATCGACGCGTCCAACGCCAAGAGCTACCTCGACGCCGGCGCCGCAGCAGTCTGCTGCGGAACCAGCGTCGTCCCTCCTGCCGCCGTGGCCTCGGGCGACTGGGCGGACATCTCGGCCAGGGCCTCCGCCTTCACCGCCACCCTCAAGTAG
- a CDS encoding IclR family transcriptional regulator gives MDVKEDTKTDMIGKALGLLVLLGNEPKGASASELARQAELPFSTTYRLLGSLTRDGFVDYEADGRRYHLGLRVFQLGQRVSNHHGFAGTARPILQRVTEGTGEATILSVRDGHHHLTVNKVDGPQMFRVTSDPGHLGMLHTTAVGKALVAFADDGERQQLVEELELEPLTEFSITDRDAFRLEIEKVRRQGYAIMDEENEVGMRAVAVPVLNSQGVAFASLATAVPVFRMSVEQLVAVVPLLKSAASELADRLPQR, from the coding sequence ATGGATGTGAAGGAAGACACAAAAACCGACATGATCGGAAAGGCCCTGGGCCTCCTCGTACTGCTGGGCAATGAGCCCAAGGGGGCCAGCGCCTCGGAGCTCGCCCGCCAGGCGGAGCTGCCGTTCAGCACTACTTACCGGCTGCTCGGATCGCTGACCCGCGACGGATTCGTCGACTACGAGGCCGACGGCCGCCGCTACCATCTGGGACTTCGCGTCTTCCAGCTCGGTCAACGTGTATCAAACCACCATGGCTTTGCCGGCACCGCGCGGCCCATCCTGCAGCGCGTGACGGAGGGGACCGGCGAGGCCACCATCCTCTCGGTCCGGGATGGCCACCACCACCTCACGGTCAACAAAGTGGATGGCCCCCAAATGTTCCGGGTCACGAGCGATCCGGGGCACCTTGGAATGCTCCACACGACGGCAGTTGGCAAGGCGCTTGTTGCCTTCGCGGACGACGGCGAGCGGCAACAGTTGGTGGAAGAGCTCGAGTTGGAGCCACTGACGGAGTTCTCCATTACCGACCGCGACGCCTTCCGCTTGGAAATCGAGAAGGTCCGGCGCCAGGGCTACGCGATCATGGACGAGGAAAACGAGGTGGGCATGCGCGCCGTCGCGGTCCCCGTCCTCAATTCGCAAGGCGTCGCCTTCGCGTCCCTTGCCACCGCGGTGCCTGTTTTCAGGATGAGCGTCGAGCAGCTGGTGGCGGTGGTCCCCTTGCTGAAGAGCGCGGCGTCCGAGCTCGCCGATCGCTTGCCGCAGCGCTAA
- a CDS encoding WD40/YVTN/BNR-like repeat-containing protein codes for MGCMATAESYVLAIGTKKGLWLARSTDRKEWSLSGPHFLMSEIPSIGIDTRGDTPRIMVGVRSEHWGPTVAHSDDLGATWTEPEQGAIKFPEGTEAALERIWQIYPDSASRPGVVWAGCEPISVWKSTDGGEHFELNRGLWDHPHRSEWGAGYGGAAAHSIVVNPSGENVHVAMSTGGVYRSLDGGASWEARNKGISAYFMPDPHPEFGQCVHKIAADAAVEGRLYAQNHHGVYRTDDNGENWISIADGLPADFGFVMLTHPRREGTAWVIPIKADSERIPPDGRLAVHRTDDAGGSWKRLDVGLPDHEYNAVLRDAAAVDTAEPTGVYFGTRGGSVYASADEGESFIEVASHLPDVLCVRAAIIAGVVSADVADELAAASAASGLPA; via the coding sequence ATGGGGTGCATGGCTACCGCAGAGAGTTATGTCTTGGCGATCGGGACCAAAAAAGGACTGTGGCTGGCACGCAGCACGGACCGCAAGGAATGGTCCCTTTCCGGTCCGCACTTCCTCATGAGCGAGATCCCCAGCATCGGGATCGATACGCGCGGGGACACGCCCCGGATCATGGTGGGCGTGCGTTCCGAACACTGGGGTCCCACAGTGGCCCACTCCGATGACCTTGGCGCCACATGGACCGAGCCCGAACAAGGCGCCATCAAATTCCCTGAGGGAACCGAGGCTGCGCTGGAACGGATCTGGCAGATCTACCCCGATTCCGCCTCCCGCCCAGGGGTCGTCTGGGCCGGTTGCGAACCGATCTCCGTCTGGAAATCCACCGACGGCGGCGAGCACTTCGAGTTGAACCGCGGCCTGTGGGACCACCCGCATCGCAGCGAGTGGGGAGCCGGCTACGGCGGGGCTGCCGCCCACTCGATCGTGGTCAACCCTTCCGGGGAGAACGTGCACGTCGCCATGAGCACGGGAGGCGTTTACCGATCGCTCGACGGCGGAGCCTCCTGGGAAGCCCGCAACAAGGGGATTTCGGCCTACTTCATGCCGGATCCCCATCCCGAGTTCGGCCAGTGCGTGCACAAGATCGCCGCGGACGCCGCCGTCGAAGGCCGGTTGTATGCGCAGAACCACCACGGCGTGTACCGCACGGATGACAACGGGGAGAACTGGATCTCCATCGCGGATGGCCTTCCGGCAGATTTCGGCTTCGTCATGCTCACCCATCCCCGCCGCGAAGGGACCGCCTGGGTGATTCCGATCAAGGCCGATAGTGAGCGGATTCCGCCGGATGGCCGGCTTGCTGTGCACCGCACGGACGACGCAGGTGGGTCGTGGAAGCGCTTGGATGTGGGCCTCCCGGATCACGAATACAACGCCGTGCTCCGTGACGCGGCCGCGGTGGACACTGCTGAACCTACCGGGGTGTACTTCGGAACACGCGGCGGTTCGGTCTACGCCAGCGCCGACGAAGGCGAGTCCTTCATCGAAGTGGCCTCGCACCTACCCGATGTTTTGTGCGTCCGCGCTGCCATCATCGCCGGGGTTGTCTCCGCAGATGTCGCCGACGAATTGGCCGCTGCCTCCGCAGCATCCGGTCTTCCGGCTTAG
- a CDS encoding MoaD/ThiS family protein: protein MPDITVVLPSVLQPLAGGQSYLTTPADGAVTVESLLDAVTGNYPVLARRLRDETGSLRRYVNIYVNGEEVRRLKGLDTEVTAGQEVLIIQSVAGG from the coding sequence TTGCCCGATATCACCGTGGTGTTGCCTAGCGTTCTCCAGCCCCTCGCCGGCGGGCAGTCCTACCTGACTACGCCCGCCGACGGAGCTGTGACCGTGGAAAGCTTGCTTGACGCTGTGACCGGTAATTACCCGGTGCTGGCCCGGAGGCTCCGGGATGAAACCGGTTCGCTCCGGCGCTACGTGAATATTTACGTGAACGGCGAGGAGGTCCGGCGTCTGAAGGGTCTGGATACTGAGGTTACGGCCGGCCAGGAGGTCTTGATCATCCAGTCCGTGGCTGGCGGCTGA
- a CDS encoding shikimate dehydrogenase translates to MSNRAESFLVGLIGEGVSPSLTPPMHEKEADVQGLRYLYRPIDLLELSLPGSAVGDLLTAASRLGYNGLNITHPCKQLVLPFLDEVSEDAQRLGAVNTVLIQDGRFIGHNTDFSGFGSALASGLPDAGLHRVVQLGAGGAGSAVAYALLSAGVKKLDLVDVDPARCAERADELAALFPGSTVTARTTAELAQLMPLADGLVHCTPVGMAAHPGLPLDMSLVEPRHWVADIVYRPIETQLVLEARAKGCRVLDGGRMAVGQAADAFRIFTGRDADPERMRAHFLELVGAEDAKAEESKSGKALAGAGH, encoded by the coding sequence ATGAGCAACCGAGCCGAATCCTTCCTGGTGGGCCTTATCGGTGAAGGCGTATCGCCTTCGCTGACGCCGCCCATGCATGAGAAGGAGGCTGACGTACAGGGGCTGCGCTATCTGTACCGGCCCATCGACCTGCTGGAGCTCTCGCTGCCCGGCTCCGCCGTCGGCGATTTGCTGACCGCAGCTTCCCGGCTTGGCTACAACGGCCTCAACATCACGCATCCGTGCAAACAACTCGTGCTGCCGTTCCTGGACGAGGTTTCCGAGGACGCACAGCGGCTCGGCGCTGTGAACACCGTGCTGATCCAGGACGGCCGCTTCATCGGCCACAACACAGACTTCTCCGGCTTTGGCTCCGCGCTGGCCAGCGGCCTTCCCGACGCCGGCCTGCACCGCGTCGTCCAGCTCGGGGCCGGGGGTGCCGGCTCCGCTGTCGCCTACGCCCTTCTTTCGGCGGGCGTCAAGAAACTGGACCTGGTGGACGTGGACCCCGCGCGCTGCGCCGAACGGGCGGACGAACTCGCCGCCCTGTTCCCGGGCAGCACGGTCACCGCGCGCACGACGGCGGAGCTGGCGCAACTCATGCCTCTGGCAGACGGTTTGGTGCACTGCACGCCGGTGGGCATGGCCGCTCATCCCGGCCTCCCACTGGACATGTCCCTCGTGGAGCCCCGGCACTGGGTGGCCGATATCGTCTACCGGCCGATCGAGACCCAGCTGGTACTCGAGGCCCGGGCCAAGGGCTGCCGGGTGCTCGACGGCGGACGCATGGCCGTGGGGCAGGCCGCCGACGCTTTCCGCATCTTCACCGGGCGCGACGCCGATCCCGAACGGATGCGGGCACATTTCCTGGAGTTGGTGGGCGCCGAAGACGCCAAGGCTGAAGAGTCGAAGTCCGGCAAGGCACTCGCCGGAGCGGGGCACTGA
- the pcaH gene encoding protocatechuate 3,4-dioxygenase subunit beta: protein MLDANAGHYQDDDELVPAAEPHAAHAPSDAAVETQADLSAEIKAIGEAYARALKDGAAPETQPRLDFAPYRSSILRHPTKSLHHADPETIELYSPAFGHQDVHALESDLTIQHNGEPQGERIIVQGKVLDGDGRPVAGQLVEIWQANAAGRYIHKRDQHPAPLDPNFTGVGRCITGPDGSYRFTTIKPGAYPWKNHLNAWRPAHIHFSLFGTDFTQRIITQMYFPGDQLFPLDPIYQSIVDQDARDRLVAKYDHELTSPEWALGYNWDIVLSGSKRTWTENEAFGDTGDEE, encoded by the coding sequence CTGCTAGACGCAAATGCCGGGCACTACCAAGACGACGACGAGCTCGTACCGGCGGCCGAACCGCATGCCGCCCACGCGCCGTCGGACGCCGCCGTCGAAACCCAAGCGGATCTCAGCGCCGAGATCAAGGCCATCGGCGAGGCGTACGCCCGGGCACTCAAGGACGGGGCCGCGCCGGAGACCCAGCCCCGCCTGGACTTCGCGCCATACCGCAGCAGCATCCTGCGCCACCCCACCAAGAGCCTGCACCACGCGGATCCGGAGACCATTGAACTGTACTCTCCGGCGTTCGGGCACCAGGACGTGCACGCCCTGGAATCGGACCTCACCATCCAGCACAACGGCGAACCCCAGGGCGAGCGGATCATCGTGCAAGGCAAAGTGCTCGACGGCGATGGGCGCCCGGTTGCCGGCCAGCTCGTGGAGATCTGGCAGGCCAACGCCGCCGGCCGCTACATCCACAAGCGCGACCAGCACCCCGCCCCGCTCGACCCCAACTTCACCGGCGTCGGGCGTTGCATCACCGGACCGGACGGATCCTATCGCTTCACCACCATCAAGCCCGGCGCCTACCCGTGGAAGAACCACCTCAACGCCTGGCGGCCGGCGCACATCCACTTCTCGCTGTTCGGGACGGACTTCACGCAGCGCATCATCACCCAGATGTACTTCCCGGGTGACCAGTTGTTCCCGCTGGACCCCATCTACCAATCGATCGTGGACCAGGACGCCCGCGACCGCCTCGTCGCCAAGTACGACCACGAGTTGACGAGCCCCGAGTGGGCCCTCGGATACAACTGGGACATTGTGCTGAGCGGGTCGAAGCGGACCTGGACCGAAAACGAAGCCTTTGGCGACACCGGAGATGAGGAGTAG